GTATCGCAGCATTGCGCAACGGCTGGCACATCCGGCGGGCCTTACCGACGAAGAAGCGAAAAAACTATCGCTGGAAGGCAAGCCCCTTGTGCATATCGACGGTGGGTTGCATGCATCGGAAGTGGCTGGGGCACAGCATACGATCTCGCTGGCTTATGACATGCTCAGCAAAGCGTCGGAGCCGAAAATGAAGGCCATTCTGGATAATGTGATTCTGCTCCTGTGGCCGTCGCTTAATCCCGACGGCCAGACCATGATTGGAGACTGGTACAAATCGAATGTGGGTACGCCTTACGAAATTGCGCCACCACCGTTTTTGTACCAGAAATACGTGGGGCACGATAATAACCGCGACGCGTATATGCTCAACATGATCGAGTCGCGTGTGGTGGCCCGTACCTGGCGCGAGTGGGAACCGAACATCATTTTTGTGCATCACCAGACCTCCCCGTTTCCGACTCGAATCTGGCTACCGCCGTTTGCCGAGCCCATTGCCCCGCAAACGCCACCCATCATTGCCCGTGAGGTGAATATGATTGGAATGGCGATGGCGCAGGCGCTCGAAAGTAACGGACAGAAAGGCGCTACACACATGGGAACGGGCTTCGATGCCTGGTATCCGGGATATATCGACTATATGCCGGTGATGCAGAATATCCCGTCGTTCTGGACCGAAACAGCACTCTACAACTACGCAACTCCGCATTTTTACACCATCCGCGATTTCCCGCAGGACAAAAAAGAGTTGCGGGTCGAATCGTTGTATTCGAGTCCTTGGCCGGGAGGCTGGTGGCGGATCAGCGATGCGATGGCGTACATGGAAACGGCTTCGCTGGCCACGCTCGACTATGCCGCCAAATACAGCGATGTGCTGCTGTACAATCGGTATCAGGCTGGTCGAAACACCATCCAGAAGTACGAACAGGAGCCACCCTATGCTTATTTTATTCCGCAGAAACAACGTGATCCGGTGCGGCCTGTTGAACTGCTGCGCCGGCTGGCCTTTCATGGCATCCGCATTGGGCAGTTGACCAAAGAAATTCAGCATAACGGCCACGCCTACCCCAAAGGAACCTGGGTAATTCCGATGAATCAGGAGTATGCCGAACTGACCCGTCAACTGCTGGACGTACAGGTTTATCCTGATTTGCGGGAGTTTCCGGGTGGCCCTCCCGAACAACCCTATGATGCGGCTGGCTGGACGTTGCCCCTGCAATTTGAACTGAACGTTCAACCCGCCATGACGCCACTCACGGCCGACCAGAAAGCCGCTATTCAACTGGTATCAGGAACGGCCAAGGTCTGGCAGAAAGATGATAAAAAAGATGCAACTCCCGCTGATTTTGTGGCAGGTATTGGCTTCGATACGAATCCGGTTTCGGTCGGAATCAACGCTCCGGAAGGAAGATTGACGGGGTCGGGAACGGCTGCGCTCATAAGCCCTATTCAGAATAATTCCTTCAAGCTTATTGGCCGGACAATGAAATCGGGCGGAACCGTTAAGTACCACTCAGATAATCAACATTATGCCGTTAGTGGCGTTAATAATACCACGCTGGAACAATGGGTGAAAGAACTCGGTATTACGGCTGAACGGACAGTCAACACCAGTGGAGCGACCGTAAAGCCCCGCATTGCCCTCTATAAGCCCTGGACGGCCAGTATGGATGCCGGTTGGACCGAATGGGTACTGGAGCAGTTCGACCTGCCCTTCGTGACTATTACCAATACCGACATGCAGGAAAATGATCTGAGCGACCGTTTCGATGTCATTGTGATGGCTTCCGACCGACCGCAAACCATCAAAAATGGGTTTGTAAAAGGGGCCGTACCGCCCGCTTACGAAGGTGGTTTGGGTGAATTGGGTAGTGCCAGTCTAACCAAATTTGTGAGCCAGGGAGGAACACTCGTTTGCCTGAACGCCAGTTGTGACTATGCCATTGAGGCCCTGCATCTACCCGTCAAAAACGTGGTTGCCGGAGTCGCTCGTAAGGATTTTTTCACGGGTGGTTCATTGCTTGAAGTCGAAACTGATCCAGCGCATCCGGTCATGGCAGGGATGCCTGGCAAAGCCACCGTATTTGTGGACGGAAGCCCGGTTTTTGCCACACTGGATGGATTCAAAGGGCAGGCTCTGGCAAAGTTTGCCTCGACGGGATCGCCGTTGCGGTCGGGTTATCTGTTGGGCGAAAAATACCTGCAAGGCTATGCAGCTTCGCTGGATGTACAACAGGGGAGAGGGCATGTCGTTCTGATCGGATTCCGGCCGCAATGGCGTGGACAGCCGTTGGGAACGTACCGAGTGCTGCTAAACTCAGTGCTGTATGGTGGCGACGTAGCGAAAGGGAAATATGGGGCGTCCGATTTCTGGAAATCCCCTTCTCTGAAGCCGAAAGAGGAAGAGAAAAAGTGATACCTAAACGTTAACCGCGAGGACGCAAAGGCGCAAAGAAGTTTAAAGCCTATTCTTTGCGCCTTTGTGTCCTCACAACTAATTTATCCTCTCCGTTGAATTCGGGTCAATTCGTCTAGTAAGTAGTCCAGCCCGTTCAATTTGATTTCGTACATGGTTTGTAGCAACATACCCAGTTTACCCGCTGGAAATCCTTTTTTGGAAAACCATTCCAGATACGAAACGGGTAACGCCCGAATCAACTGGCCTTTATGTTTGCCAAACGGCATCTGATAATGAAGTAATTCCTTGAGTAGTTCAGGGTTTCCGTGTTCCTGAGTCATAAGACAGGGTTAGGCGTTAAACAAGTACGTTAACTAACTGCCGATTCCAGCAGTCGGATGGTCCCAGCGGTCGCATCGATTTCGGCGTCGATGCCCAATGGAACGGTAAATTTATCACGAATGTGGCCGATCATCGCACCCGAAAAAGCCGGTTTGTTCAAGGGGATGATGTGTTCGGTCAAAATGTCATCGAGCGTGAGCGAGCCGTAGCTACCACTACTGGGATTGCAATCGCTGCATTTGCCGAACACAAAACCGGCGATCTGGTTCAGAATACCTGCCAGTTTAAGGTGGGTTAGCATCCGGTCTACACGGTAAATATCCTCGTGTGTATCTTCTAGAAACAGAATGGTATTTTTCCAGTCGGGTAAGTAAGGCGAGCCAATCAGGTGACTCAATACCGTCAGATTACCGCCCACCAGACGGCCCCGCGCTAAACCAGGCCGTAAGGTGGTAATTCGGTCTTGTATCTGGGTGAGATTGTCGCCTTTTTCGGTTGGGTTGCGCATCGTCAGTGATTCGCCATCCATCAGGAGCCGTTTGAACCAATCGACGGTATAGGCATTGAACGTCGCTGAACCGACCGGGCCGTGTAGCGTTACCAATCCGGTTTTGGCGTATATAGCCAGCAGTAAGGCCGTTACGTCGCTATAGCCGATTAATACCTTCGGATTTCGCTGAATCAGGTCATAATCCAGCAACGACAGCAATCGGGCGCAACCCCAACCGCCATGAATGGCCATGATGGCTTTCACGCTCTGATCGTTGAAAAAGGCATGTAAATCTGATGCCCGGTCAGCATCGCGGCCAGCCAGGTAGCCATATCGGTCGTAAATGTGCGGTCCGAGTTTGGTCTGGAAGCCAAGTGCCAATAGCGATTCCTGAGCAATCTTTACCGTTTCCTGACTGTAAGCGGGTGCGGCCGGACAAAACAAACCGACGGTGTCGCCTGGTTTTAAGCGAGCGGGTTTGATAAGTACCGGAGAGGTTGGTGCAGGAAGTATCGATAGAAAAGGGGCCAGGCTACCCGCCTGTAAGAACGAACGACGTGATGGCATACGACTAGCAAATTCAAGTTCAGAAAGATAACCGAAAGCACTGATATGACACGCAGGCTCAGTCAATTCAATGTATTTTTTCGATTCGTCTTATGTATGTTTCCAGGCGTGATGCCGTAAACGGAAAGTTGCTCTAATTGTTCGAAGGCTGGCGTTCCGAAACCCTGTTTGTTTGAAGCTGAAAAAACAACTCGAAGCAATGAAAGTTATTATTGATTGAACAAGAGCTTTTTAGCTGGCTTGTTCAATCAATAATGACAAAGTCACCATCACTACTTCATGGATGTTTCGGTTTGGTAATGGTTCTGTTGCTGAGCCATTGCCAAACCAAAAAAGCCCAGCCTCCACAGGCCGAAGGCTTCGATCCGCCTATACCCGAAACCATGTCGTATATAGCCGGGCCGATTATTTTTCAACTGAGCGAACTTCAGGAAAAAATTAACCGGGAGCTTGACCCGGTACTGATCGGTAAGCAAACAAAGGAGGGAAAAGTAAAGGGGTTTATATCGTTTCGTGTCAAACGATTAGGTCCCGTTCAGGTGCAGTATGCCAACCAGAAAGTCAGCTTGTCGGCTCCGTTGCAAATGTGGCTTACCAAACCCTTCAGTAAAGATACGACGCCCCCTAAAAAGCCATTTTGTGCATTGCACGTTAATTTTCAGACCCCTATTCAGGTAACCTCTAACTGGCGACTCAACAGCCAGACTAAATTTACTGACTATACCTGGATTAAAGAGCCGGAGCTACGCCTGCTGGGGAAAGAAATTTCACTGGCGAAGGTTGCCCAGGATATCCTTGATAAACACCGTGCGGATATTGAAACCATGATCGATTCGGCTATTCATCGAGATTTGCGACTCGACAACATGGTAAAGCCCATCTGGCGTGACTTACAAAAACCGCTGCTCATCAACCGTGATTATGGCCTGTGGCTGGTGCCGATACCTGTTAGTGTAGCGGCTGGCCCTGTTACAGGCGATGCCCGCCAGTTGACGACTCATATCCGCATGGCGTTTCGGACGAAAACCGAGCTGAAACCTAGCCCACCCGAACACCCTAAAACGGAACTGCCCCGGCTACAGAAACGCGATACGGTTTCGCAGGTATCCGATTTGCACCTGATGAGTTTTATTCCCTATGCCGATATCAATAGGATCATGAAACTTACCATCAGTAAACAGCCCAAAAAAATGGCGTTCGGGTCAGTTACCGTGAAAGGTGTGTCGGTGTATGGGTCGCAACAGAGCTTGATTGTAAAAGTCGATATGGATGGATTGGTCGATGGGCCAGTTTATCTGCGGGGACGACCCGAATTCGATACCCTGACCAACACGCTGAACGTGAATAATCTGGATTTCGATGCCCAAACCAACAACTTATTGGCCAGGAGTACAAAACCCGTCTGGCACAAACCCTTACAACTCATACTGAAGC
This window of the Spirosoma aerolatum genome carries:
- a CDS encoding DUF4403 family protein, which translates into the protein MTKSPSLLHGCFGLVMVLLLSHCQTKKAQPPQAEGFDPPIPETMSYIAGPIIFQLSELQEKINRELDPVLIGKQTKEGKVKGFISFRVKRLGPVQVQYANQKVSLSAPLQMWLTKPFSKDTTPPKKPFCALHVNFQTPIQVTSNWRLNSQTKFTDYTWIKEPELRLLGKEISLAKVAQDILDKHRADIETMIDSAIHRDLRLDNMVKPIWRDLQKPLLINRDYGLWLVPIPVSVAAGPVTGDARQLTTHIRMAFRTKTELKPSPPEHPKTELPRLQKRDTVSQVSDLHLMSFIPYADINRIMKLTISKQPKKMAFGSVTVKGVSVYGSQQSLIVKVDMDGLVDGPVYLRGRPEFDTLTNTLNVNNLDFDAQTNNLLARSTKPVWHKPLQLILKQLLTIRLGDDIAQFPHKISEAFEEGGAGKKTDLNIHSFRFIPQKIAIRPDGIQALIKVESQVALKINQL
- a CDS encoding S66 peptidase family protein; this translates as MPSRRSFLQAGSLAPFLSILPAPTSPVLIKPARLKPGDTVGLFCPAAPAYSQETVKIAQESLLALGFQTKLGPHIYDRYGYLAGRDADRASDLHAFFNDQSVKAIMAIHGGWGCARLLSLLDYDLIQRNPKVLIGYSDVTALLLAIYAKTGLVTLHGPVGSATFNAYTVDWFKRLLMDGESLTMRNPTEKGDNLTQIQDRITTLRPGLARGRLVGGNLTVLSHLIGSPYLPDWKNTILFLEDTHEDIYRVDRMLTHLKLAGILNQIAGFVFGKCSDCNPSSGSYGSLTLDDILTEHIIPLNKPAFSGAMIGHIRDKFTVPLGIDAEIDATAGTIRLLESAVS
- a CDS encoding M14 family metallopeptidase, with amino-acid sequence MLKNVYVRGQLSLLMIGLYLLTGLAGIAQQKLIPKPEETLGFPVGADYKLATYEQALSYFKKLDEASDMLKLVYVGETSEGRPWYFALISSPQNLANIDKYRSIAQRLAHPAGLTDEEAKKLSLEGKPLVHIDGGLHASEVAGAQHTISLAYDMLSKASEPKMKAILDNVILLLWPSLNPDGQTMIGDWYKSNVGTPYEIAPPPFLYQKYVGHDNNRDAYMLNMIESRVVARTWREWEPNIIFVHHQTSPFPTRIWLPPFAEPIAPQTPPIIAREVNMIGMAMAQALESNGQKGATHMGTGFDAWYPGYIDYMPVMQNIPSFWTETALYNYATPHFYTIRDFPQDKKELRVESLYSSPWPGGWWRISDAMAYMETASLATLDYAAKYSDVLLYNRYQAGRNTIQKYEQEPPYAYFIPQKQRDPVRPVELLRRLAFHGIRIGQLTKEIQHNGHAYPKGTWVIPMNQEYAELTRQLLDVQVYPDLREFPGGPPEQPYDAAGWTLPLQFELNVQPAMTPLTADQKAAIQLVSGTAKVWQKDDKKDATPADFVAGIGFDTNPVSVGINAPEGRLTGSGTAALISPIQNNSFKLIGRTMKSGGTVKYHSDNQHYAVSGVNNTTLEQWVKELGITAERTVNTSGATVKPRIALYKPWTASMDAGWTEWVLEQFDLPFVTITNTDMQENDLSDRFDVIVMASDRPQTIKNGFVKGAVPPAYEGGLGELGSASLTKFVSQGGTLVCLNASCDYAIEALHLPVKNVVAGVARKDFFTGGSLLEVETDPAHPVMAGMPGKATVFVDGSPVFATLDGFKGQALAKFASTGSPLRSGYLLGEKYLQGYAASLDVQQGRGHVVLIGFRPQWRGQPLGTYRVLLNSVLYGGDVAKGKYGASDFWKSPSLKPKEEEKK
- a CDS encoding DUF3820 family protein, whose amino-acid sequence is MTQEHGNPELLKELLHYQMPFGKHKGQLIRALPVSYLEWFSKKGFPAGKLGMLLQTMYEIKLNGLDYLLDELTRIQRRG